In the genome of Maribacter forsetii DSM 18668, the window GACATTTTCCTAGTGATGCTGCAGCATTGAGTGTGCCGCAAGAAGCAAGTGTAGCTTGTAGTACGGCAACAGCTTTGGAATGGGATGAAGCGTTTAAAAATATGAATGACCCTTCTGGTAGAGCAATAGCTAACGTACATGACGAAGCATATGTTAAACAATAGAGTTTGAATTAGTCAATAAATCTATTGTAAAAACCCCGTCTACTTCTGTAGGCGGGGTTTGCTTTTTTATGCGTGTATGGTTTTACCGTTTAAATACTATCGATCATTTCTTTTAATTTCTCTTTAGACTCTCCGGTCTTTTCTTGAATTCTTCCTAATAGCTCATCAGATTTTCCTTCTGCGTACGTAAGGTCATCATCGGTAAGGTCGCCATATTTCTGTTTAAGTTTTCCTTTAGCTATATTCCACTTTCCTTTGAATTGTTCTTCGTTCATAATAGATTGTTTTAAGATTATACCTCTAAATTACTATCCATATCTAAAGGATATCTTAATATTTTGCTATGAATAGCGATAGGGCAAGTAATCAGTTTTATTCCGTTAATTTCAGCTGTTAGATGTTAACATTTCACAAATTATAAGACGAATTTTAATAAAATCATAAGAACAATTTACGGTGTCACATAGGTCGCATTTAATGGTTTATTAGGCTTTCGTTCTTCTTTTTAGGGGTGTTTTATGATTTGTGCCGCTATTTAGGGTCTGGCGGCTAATTTTCCACAATTATTGTTGATAACTTGCATTTGTCCAATCCTTAGAAAGGCTATATTTCATGGGGTATTGCGTATATTTGTAAGATTGCAAAATTTGAAGTAAAACAACCTTAATTTTATGAGCGAAGAAGCA includes:
- a CDS encoding CsbD family protein, with product MNEEQFKGKWNIAKGKLKQKYGDLTDDDLTYAEGKSDELLGRIQEKTGESKEKLKEMIDSI